The Onychomys torridus chromosome X, mOncTor1.1, whole genome shotgun sequence genomic interval CTAAGTGAAGTTGGTAAACCCTAAACATCTGACATTGTCTCTATAATGCCACTTGTATCTTTAATGTTGCCATATGCTTGCAAAGAGTGGATATAGCATGAATTCTTTTATTCAACTCTTGAATTTTAAGCAATCTCCCATTTGTAGAATGATATATGCTGTGATGACCATCTTGATGACTAGATAATTGTAACCAGATGCCATTGTGACTAGACCAAATGTTAGAAGCACAAATGTTAAAGGATTGGTGGATTATCAGCCTGCCTGGACATATTGCCAACAGggcctttctgttttctcagaccaCATTCCCTGTAGCATATCTCCAGGCCTGAGGGCCACTTTCTCAAACAAATCTTCTCCATGAAGACACTGTCCTGGGTCTGAGAACGAATCCTCATCTTGTCCTGTATTTCTTTTCAGTTGCTGGTTATTCCTTGTCACCATCATGATAATCAAAAAACGTTGCAATTATGAAATGGGAGGTTTTGCATTGACCACACTGGCATGGATAATTTGCTGCATCTCTATGGGCCTACCTGAGTGGCGAGTGTGGTACTTCCAAGACCCTGTTTCCTCTAAGCCTACCACAGCATTTGTGGGCATGTGGAGAGTCTGTGCTTTCAACCATGATGACAGAATCAGAAACATCAGAAAATGTCGCCAATACCACTATCATGACATCTTCATTCCTTTAGATATCCAAGTGGTCCAACAACTGCTATTGGTTTCTAGCTTTCTTGGGCTAGTAGGAAAAATTACCACCATTATTTCCCTTTGGAATGTATATGTCGGAAGAGTAGAGAAAAATGCTATCCACAATCCATTTGGTCTCTCGGGGATGCTGAATGTCACTGCTAGTAGCTTTATTTCTCTTGCTGTATTGCTCAATTTTGTATCCATCCTACTCAAGGAGGGAATAGCATTCCCACCATCTTTCCATATGCCTTCCCACCCAGATGCTCAGGAAATTGGAAGTGCTATGACCTTGGCAATTATATcagcaattttgtttttattaagtggtataattttactttcttcaaatatttccaGAGGCAAATCAGCACATAATAAAATTTAGAAGTCAGCTTTTATCTAACATATCATTCAAAATCCAAAGTTATCAGGAGTGATAGCAATATCCTTCATgtagataaatataaatttttaaagaactcGAAACCATGTTCAATGTGGCCTGTGACAAGAAATGACCAAATTGGTCTCTTATCTTctctatattttccttttgtttcattACTTCATTATTGAATATGACCTTTCAATGATATTGGATATGACCtttcaatgaataaaatataatccATTTGGTCTTATctaatctgtgttttatttattgtcaaCAAAAGTAAATAACCAATAAATCTAGTACTTATTGAAATGAGTGTCAGTCAAAGTACAATAATCTCTCACATTGCTCTATGTATCCAAGGCTAAAAATAGAATATGAACAATTTACCATGCCATGATATTTTCTCTCTATTCTATGACATTTCTCAAAATGTGTTAATGTTGCAAAATTGCTGTAATAAATCCTTTGCTTACAGAAAGGTCCTGCTACATTCTTGGAAATTAAGTAGCCAAATCCTACCtactttccttcatttcctttgtccTATTCTTTTACCAGTAGCCAGTCTCAAAAGACTCTGAGGTTAGTCACTAGCCAATAGGGAGATTTACTCACCACCTgtactaaaatataaaacaagtgaACTTCCTGTCCTATTGTACTGGCTAGACTAGCCTTGGGTCTGGTGCAACAGTTTTACAAAAAGAATTGTTTTGCTGAGCTATGTTCACTTTGTGGGTTCCTCTGTGTGACACTGAGATTATTCTCTGTTTTTCACATTTGCTATATGCTCTTAATACTATTATCTAAATATGGATACTTCTTGCTGTCCCTAAAATGTGTTATGTAGCTTGGCATAGTCGACCTATCTTCTTAAGTCTTGATTCGGAAAGATGGAGCACTTCTTTGTCCTTCCCTTTTGTCGGTTTTTTGAATGCTGACCAAAACCAACATATGCTTTTAAACTCGCTAGTGCTATGGGCTTCCTTACTCTTTGTCGAAAGCTCCTCACCATGTGGCTGTCTGCTGCCACTTGACTGATGCTGTCTGCTTTCAGACAGCATGCTTTCTCCCTTCTGTTCTACATTCTTCACCTGAGAAACTGCTAGTTTTACACCTTATCTACTATGACAGTTAACTTTGAGTTTCTATTAAACTTTGTCCTTAAATCATCTTCATTAACTAGACTAAAAAACTACAAGAGGAAATTTCATTGATATCAAACAGTCATTCCACTGGTATGCTCCAATATTCCCTGTattttccctgccttttatttatataatgaataGAGAAAATAACCTGTTCTTGCAACTCTAGACAGCATCATTTGGAACTCACCCTGGAATTTACTGAAGAAACTGTGATTCTAACTTTAACATTTCTGAAAGCATATCTGGGGTTTGTCAGTCTCAAGTACAAACATAaaggtcaaagaaaaaaatgagaaagaacccACAGGGTGGATACTCTTGTGACTTGAACATTTACAGATATCCTTTGTTCTCACTTTTCCTGGTAGAATAAAAATGACTTCTAATTCCAAGAACTCTGACTTCTATCTCACATCTCCATCTAAACACAGGTTAAGGATTTCCTTTCCACCCCACACTTGGCTGCTATACAACTACCAATGCAAATTTGGGTCCTCTAATAAAGACCACTGAACAGGTAATCCAGGTACCACGTTGAATTATGCCTTCTAGCTGTTGGATGTCGGATTCAATCACTGCCCCAAACTCAAAATAGAAGTTTGGGTTACCTCTTCAGGGGAGGTAATGTTGTGAACAATAGATAGAAACAAGACAGGTAGCTCAGGGAAGGGAAGGCAAGCAGTTCCAGAAATGTCCTGGTCCTGAGCTCTGCAATTGTCAGAATGGAACTATAGAGTCTTATCACTGCCTAAATGAGCACCCCAGTCTAAAGACTTTACATGAGGGTGGGGTCTAGAAAATCGGTCCACACACTAGTCTCTTCTACTGAACAGCATTGGAACTGGACCACTAGATTTCTAGGGTGTAAATGAGGGGTATCTATTCTCTAGTTTTATTCCACAtcctaaataattttatggttaacTTTTCAGAGGGTAGAGTTCAGTAAAGAATGGGCTCTACTAGGTGGCAGCATGTCCGTTCTCCTCTCTGAACAATTTCTCCAGGTGGGTAGGTTAAGCACATGGTTAAGGGACCATTCAAAACAAACAGGTTCACTTGGAGATAAGGTGCTTTTCCTTCCAGAATACCTAGTTCCAAGTGCAGTCCCTGTGGGCTGCTATGAAGTTTAGCGTATCCACCAGCCACTCTGAGCCCAAAgccataaatatttttcttcttttctgtcttttttttt includes:
- the LOC118573748 gene encoding claudin-34-like, translated to MIIKKRCNYEMGGFALTTLAWIICCISMGLPEWRVWYFQDPVSSKPTTAFVGMWRVCAFNHDDRIRNIRKCRQYHYHDIFIPLDIQVVQQLLLVSSFLGLVGKITTIISLWNVYVGRVEKNAIHNPFGLSGMLNVTASSFISLAVLLNFVSILLKEGIAFPPSFHMPSHPDAQEIGSAMTLAIISAILFLLSGIILLSSNISRGKSAHNKI